The Cryobacterium sp. SO1 genomic sequence ATGTCGACGAGGAAGTTGGCGATGAGCACGCTCACGGTGATCATCAGGAAGAGTGCCTGCATCAACGGGTAGTCCTGGTTGGTGACGGCGTTGAAGAGCAGGTAGCCGATGCCCGGGTAGCCGAAGACCTGTTCCACCAGGATCGAGCCGCCGACCACGCCACCGAGGGCCAGGCCGAACGAGGTGAGGTTGGGCAGGATGGCGTTGCGGGCGGCGTAGCGCAGGGCGATGGTGCGGGGTTTGAGCCCGTTCGCCTCCGCGAAGGTGACGTAGTCGTCGCCCAGGGTGGAGATCATGGTGTTGCGCATGCCCAGGATCCAGCCACCGAGCGAGGTGATCAGGATCGTGAGTGCCGGCAGCACCCCGTGGTAGAGCGCATCCCCGAGGAACTCGAACGAGAGGTTCGGCGAGGCCGTGGGACCGTAGGCCCCGGAGGTGGGGAAGAGCCGCAGCACGTAGCCGGCGAAGAAGAGCAGCAGCAGGGCCGTCCAGAAGTACGGGAAGGCGCTCATGAACGAGCCCACCAGGGTGGGTACGCTGTCGAGCCAGGTGCCGCGCTTCCAGGCCGCGAGCACGCCGAGCAGGGTGCCGAGAATGAAGGCGACCACGGTGACCAGGCCCACCAGCACGAGCGTGTAGGGCAGCGCGGCCGAGACCAGTTCGCCCACGCTCTGCGGGTAGAAGGTGTACGAGATGCCGAAGTCCAGCGTCACCACCTGGTGCAGGTAGGCCAGGTACTGTTCGAAGATGTTGCCGGTGGGCACCCCGAGCTGGGCCTCGATGGCGGCCTTGGTGGCCTCGGTGACCGGTCCGTTCTGGGCGAGTTTGGCCAGCGCGGCATCCGCCGGCGTGCCGGGCATCAGCCGCGGCAGCAGGAAGTTGACCGTGACGGCCGCCCACAGGGTGAGGGCGAACAGGCCGAGCTTGCGTGCGACGAAGCCCAGGGACGTGAGAACCGGGCTCGGCGCGTGCGCCGCATCCGTCGCACTCAACCCCGGGGTGAGGCTGTCGGCGCCGCGCGGCGCGGCAGTGGTGCTAGTCATCGTTGACCTTCTTCAGGTTCGTGAGAATGAGCAGTGGGGTCGATTCGTACGTCTTCGGCGACGAGTACGGGTCGTCGGCGCTGGGCCAGCCGGTGAACTTCGCGTCGCTGAACAGGCCCCAGGCACCGCCGTAATAGAGGCTGATCGACGGGATCTGCTCGTAGACCACCTCCTGCAGCTGGTTGGCGAGCTCGGCCTGCACGGCCGGGTCCAGGGCCACCTTGTAGTCGGCCAGGATCTCGTCGACAGCGGGGTCACTGAACCGTTCGAAGTTGTTGCTGGCCTCTTCGCCCACCGGCTTGACCCACTCGCTGGA encodes the following:
- a CDS encoding ABC transporter permease, yielding MTSTTAAPRGADSLTPGLSATDAAHAPSPVLTSLGFVARKLGLFALTLWAAVTVNFLLPRLMPGTPADAALAKLAQNGPVTEATKAAIEAQLGVPTGNIFEQYLAYLHQVVTLDFGISYTFYPQSVGELVSAALPYTLVLVGLVTVVAFILGTLLGVLAAWKRGTWLDSVPTLVGSFMSAFPYFWTALLLLFFAGYVLRLFPTSGAYGPTASPNLSFEFLGDALYHGVLPALTILITSLGGWILGMRNTMISTLGDDYVTFAEANGLKPRTIALRYAARNAILPNLTSFGLALGGVVGGSILVEQVFGYPGIGYLLFNAVTNQDYPLMQALFLMITVSVLIANFLVDILYGVLDPRTRR